One part of the Helicoverpa armigera isolate CAAS_96S chromosome 3, ASM3070526v1, whole genome shotgun sequence genome encodes these proteins:
- the LOC110374094 gene encoding G2/mitotic-specific cyclin-B isoform X2: MEIHTRRHRTQIQDQENIYAIKGKANVAIPTKKQGLTVRGALGDINTNVQTQREIGGKVAVAAAEFEKKATLNRAVVKSNYSHVQSKVDTGLATSKVAVIQPSSRPPLRREESTAGLAARAAARNRAILKDVQNKPSELKESINIYIQTKKVQETKKTSKLPTLKENKETRAVQPFLKVSTESLSKLKLEEGQGTTSIIDRKKLAQATLKHDLNVTPQLPDDIEDIDAGDNNSPLLMSIYIKDIYKYLTELEEKYPIEVEHLKHQKEITGKMRATLIDWLVEVQRQFSLVLETFHLTVGIIDRYLQEVPTLPRTQLQLVGVTAMFIASKYEEIYAPDIGDFVYVTDNAYSRAEMFQCERDIMAKLGFCLARPIPLSFLRRFVKAAHGTSKNHHLAKYFVDLCLVEYSMAHYRPSELAAAAICLSLYLLSSKKLEEVWTPTLSYYSGYSLEHIDPIIRKLAKIVVNVDNCKYKAVYNKYLDTSLARVSSLHQLKGEAIAELAKMPSNYD; the protein is encoded by the exons ATGGAGATCCATACGAGGAGACACCGAACG CAGATCCAGGACCAGGAAAATATATATGCTATTAAAGGAAAAGCCAACGTGGCGATACCAACTAAGAAGCAAGGTTTGACTGTCCGTGGGGCTTTGGGGGACATCAACACTAATGTTCAAACGCAGCGTGAAATCGGTGGTAAAGTAGCTGTTGCTGCCGCGGAGTTCGAGAAGAAAGCGACCCTAAATCGAGCTGTTGtaaaaag CAATTACAGCCATGTCCAGTCGAAGGTGGATACAGGATTGGCTACTAGCAAGGTGGCAGTCATTCAGCCGTCGTCGAGGCCTCCGCTGCGCCGTGAGGAGAGCACTGCAGGCCTTGCTGCAAGGGCCGCTGCTCGCAATAGG GCAATCCTCAAAGATGTGCAGAACAAGCCATCCGAGCTGAAGGAATCTATTAACATTTACATTCAGACTAAGAAGGTTCAAGAAACCAAGAAGACATCAAAATTACCgacattgaaagaaaataaagaaacaagaGCAGTGCAGCCTTTCCTTAAAGTATCCACAGAATCACTTAGCAAGTTGAAGTTGGAGGAAGGTCAGGGAACCACCTCCATTATAGATAGGAAGAAATTGGCACAAGCTACATTGAAACATGACTTGAACGTGACTCCTCAATTACCTGATGACATTGAAGATATTGACGCTGGTGATAACAACAGCCCGCTGCTTATGTCCATCTACATTAAggatatttacaaatatttgacCGAGTTAGAAGAGAAGTATCCTATTGAGGTTGAACATTTGAAGCATCAG AAGGAAATCACTGGAAAGATGAGGGCAACTCTTATTGACTGGCTTGTAGAGGTGCAGAGGCAGTTCTCCTTGGTGCTGGAGACATTCCACCTGACAGTTGGGATTATTGACCGATACCTACAG GAGGTACCGACGCTTCCAAGGACTCAGCTGCAGCTGGTCGGCGTGACCGCGATGTTCATAGCCAGCAAGTACGAAGAGATATACGCGCCCGACATCGGTGACTTCGTGTACGTTACCGACAATGCCTACTCCAGAGCCGAAATGTTCCAGTGCGAGAGGGATATCATGGCGAAACTTGGCTTCTGCCTCGCTAGACCTATTCCACTCAGCTTTTTGAGAAG gtttgTAAAAGCTGCTCATGGAACTTCAAAGAATCATCACTTAGCCAAATACTTCGTAGATCTATGCCTTGTTGAGTACTCGATGGCGCACTACCGGCCCTCGGAGCTCGCGGCTGCCGCCATCTGCCTCTCCCTGTACCTGCTCTCCAGCAAAAAGCTTGAGGAGGTATGGACCCCTACACTCTCGTACTACTCAGGATACTCCCTCGAACACATTGACCCAATCATTAGGAAACTGGCTAAAATAGTTGTCAATGTAGATAACTGCAAATATAAGGCAGTGTACAACAAATATTTGGACACATCTTTAGCCAGGGTATCCAGCCTGCACCAACTAAAAGGCGAAGCTATTGCTGAACTGGCTAAAATGCCATCAAATTACGACTAA
- the LOC110374094 gene encoding G2/mitotic-specific cyclin-B isoform X3 translates to MEIHTRRHRTIQDQENIYAIKGKANVAIPTKKQGLTVRGALGDINTNVQTQREIGGKVAVAAAEFEKKATLNRAVVKSNYSHVQSKVDTGLATSKVAVIQPSSRPPLRREESTAGLAARAAARNRAILKDVQNKPSELKESINIYIQTKKVQETKKTSKLPTLKENKETRAVQPFLKVSTESLSKLKLEEGQGTTSIIDRKKLAQATLKHDLNVTPQLPDDIEDIDAGDNNSPLLMSIYIKDIYKYLTELEEKYPIEVEHLKHQKEITGKMRATLIDWLVEVQRQFSLVLETFHLTVGIIDRYLQEVPTLPRTQLQLVGVTAMFIASKYEEIYAPDIGDFVYVTDNAYSRAEMFQCERDIMAKLGFCLARPIPLSFLRRFVKAAHGTSKNHHLAKYFVDLCLVEYSMAHYRPSELAAAAICLSLYLLSSKKLEEVWTPTLSYYSGYSLEHIDPIIRKLAKIVVNVDNCKYKAVYNKYLDTSLARVSSLHQLKGEAIAELAKMPSNYD, encoded by the exons ATGGAGATCCATACGAGGAGACACCGAACG ATCCAGGACCAGGAAAATATATATGCTATTAAAGGAAAAGCCAACGTGGCGATACCAACTAAGAAGCAAGGTTTGACTGTCCGTGGGGCTTTGGGGGACATCAACACTAATGTTCAAACGCAGCGTGAAATCGGTGGTAAAGTAGCTGTTGCTGCCGCGGAGTTCGAGAAGAAAGCGACCCTAAATCGAGCTGTTGtaaaaag CAATTACAGCCATGTCCAGTCGAAGGTGGATACAGGATTGGCTACTAGCAAGGTGGCAGTCATTCAGCCGTCGTCGAGGCCTCCGCTGCGCCGTGAGGAGAGCACTGCAGGCCTTGCTGCAAGGGCCGCTGCTCGCAATAGG GCAATCCTCAAAGATGTGCAGAACAAGCCATCCGAGCTGAAGGAATCTATTAACATTTACATTCAGACTAAGAAGGTTCAAGAAACCAAGAAGACATCAAAATTACCgacattgaaagaaaataaagaaacaagaGCAGTGCAGCCTTTCCTTAAAGTATCCACAGAATCACTTAGCAAGTTGAAGTTGGAGGAAGGTCAGGGAACCACCTCCATTATAGATAGGAAGAAATTGGCACAAGCTACATTGAAACATGACTTGAACGTGACTCCTCAATTACCTGATGACATTGAAGATATTGACGCTGGTGATAACAACAGCCCGCTGCTTATGTCCATCTACATTAAggatatttacaaatatttgacCGAGTTAGAAGAGAAGTATCCTATTGAGGTTGAACATTTGAAGCATCAG AAGGAAATCACTGGAAAGATGAGGGCAACTCTTATTGACTGGCTTGTAGAGGTGCAGAGGCAGTTCTCCTTGGTGCTGGAGACATTCCACCTGACAGTTGGGATTATTGACCGATACCTACAG GAGGTACCGACGCTTCCAAGGACTCAGCTGCAGCTGGTCGGCGTGACCGCGATGTTCATAGCCAGCAAGTACGAAGAGATATACGCGCCCGACATCGGTGACTTCGTGTACGTTACCGACAATGCCTACTCCAGAGCCGAAATGTTCCAGTGCGAGAGGGATATCATGGCGAAACTTGGCTTCTGCCTCGCTAGACCTATTCCACTCAGCTTTTTGAGAAG gtttgTAAAAGCTGCTCATGGAACTTCAAAGAATCATCACTTAGCCAAATACTTCGTAGATCTATGCCTTGTTGAGTACTCGATGGCGCACTACCGGCCCTCGGAGCTCGCGGCTGCCGCCATCTGCCTCTCCCTGTACCTGCTCTCCAGCAAAAAGCTTGAGGAGGTATGGACCCCTACACTCTCGTACTACTCAGGATACTCCCTCGAACACATTGACCCAATCATTAGGAAACTGGCTAAAATAGTTGTCAATGTAGATAACTGCAAATATAAGGCAGTGTACAACAAATATTTGGACACATCTTTAGCCAGGGTATCCAGCCTGCACCAACTAAAAGGCGAAGCTATTGCTGAACTGGCTAAAATGCCATCAAATTACGACTAA
- the LOC110374094 gene encoding G2/mitotic-specific cyclin-B isoform X1 produces MEIHTRRHRTKQIQDQENIYAIKGKANVAIPTKKQGLTVRGALGDINTNVQTQREIGGKVAVAAAEFEKKATLNRAVVKSNYSHVQSKVDTGLATSKVAVIQPSSRPPLRREESTAGLAARAAARNRAILKDVQNKPSELKESINIYIQTKKVQETKKTSKLPTLKENKETRAVQPFLKVSTESLSKLKLEEGQGTTSIIDRKKLAQATLKHDLNVTPQLPDDIEDIDAGDNNSPLLMSIYIKDIYKYLTELEEKYPIEVEHLKHQKEITGKMRATLIDWLVEVQRQFSLVLETFHLTVGIIDRYLQEVPTLPRTQLQLVGVTAMFIASKYEEIYAPDIGDFVYVTDNAYSRAEMFQCERDIMAKLGFCLARPIPLSFLRRFVKAAHGTSKNHHLAKYFVDLCLVEYSMAHYRPSELAAAAICLSLYLLSSKKLEEVWTPTLSYYSGYSLEHIDPIIRKLAKIVVNVDNCKYKAVYNKYLDTSLARVSSLHQLKGEAIAELAKMPSNYD; encoded by the exons ATGGAGATCCATACGAGGAGACACCGAACG AAGCAGATCCAGGACCAGGAAAATATATATGCTATTAAAGGAAAAGCCAACGTGGCGATACCAACTAAGAAGCAAGGTTTGACTGTCCGTGGGGCTTTGGGGGACATCAACACTAATGTTCAAACGCAGCGTGAAATCGGTGGTAAAGTAGCTGTTGCTGCCGCGGAGTTCGAGAAGAAAGCGACCCTAAATCGAGCTGTTGtaaaaag CAATTACAGCCATGTCCAGTCGAAGGTGGATACAGGATTGGCTACTAGCAAGGTGGCAGTCATTCAGCCGTCGTCGAGGCCTCCGCTGCGCCGTGAGGAGAGCACTGCAGGCCTTGCTGCAAGGGCCGCTGCTCGCAATAGG GCAATCCTCAAAGATGTGCAGAACAAGCCATCCGAGCTGAAGGAATCTATTAACATTTACATTCAGACTAAGAAGGTTCAAGAAACCAAGAAGACATCAAAATTACCgacattgaaagaaaataaagaaacaagaGCAGTGCAGCCTTTCCTTAAAGTATCCACAGAATCACTTAGCAAGTTGAAGTTGGAGGAAGGTCAGGGAACCACCTCCATTATAGATAGGAAGAAATTGGCACAAGCTACATTGAAACATGACTTGAACGTGACTCCTCAATTACCTGATGACATTGAAGATATTGACGCTGGTGATAACAACAGCCCGCTGCTTATGTCCATCTACATTAAggatatttacaaatatttgacCGAGTTAGAAGAGAAGTATCCTATTGAGGTTGAACATTTGAAGCATCAG AAGGAAATCACTGGAAAGATGAGGGCAACTCTTATTGACTGGCTTGTAGAGGTGCAGAGGCAGTTCTCCTTGGTGCTGGAGACATTCCACCTGACAGTTGGGATTATTGACCGATACCTACAG GAGGTACCGACGCTTCCAAGGACTCAGCTGCAGCTGGTCGGCGTGACCGCGATGTTCATAGCCAGCAAGTACGAAGAGATATACGCGCCCGACATCGGTGACTTCGTGTACGTTACCGACAATGCCTACTCCAGAGCCGAAATGTTCCAGTGCGAGAGGGATATCATGGCGAAACTTGGCTTCTGCCTCGCTAGACCTATTCCACTCAGCTTTTTGAGAAG gtttgTAAAAGCTGCTCATGGAACTTCAAAGAATCATCACTTAGCCAAATACTTCGTAGATCTATGCCTTGTTGAGTACTCGATGGCGCACTACCGGCCCTCGGAGCTCGCGGCTGCCGCCATCTGCCTCTCCCTGTACCTGCTCTCCAGCAAAAAGCTTGAGGAGGTATGGACCCCTACACTCTCGTACTACTCAGGATACTCCCTCGAACACATTGACCCAATCATTAGGAAACTGGCTAAAATAGTTGTCAATGTAGATAACTGCAAATATAAGGCAGTGTACAACAAATATTTGGACACATCTTTAGCCAGGGTATCCAGCCTGCACCAACTAAAAGGCGAAGCTATTGCTGAACTGGCTAAAATGCCATCAAATTACGACTAA
- the LOC110374071 gene encoding guanylate kinase isoform X2 produces the protein MVQKGPRPLVLCGPSGSGKSTLLKRLLKEFPDKFGFSVSHTTRSPRPGEKNGVHYHFTTKEDMSAAIARGEFIETATFSGNMYGTSKQAVDDVRCTGRICVLDIEMEGVKQVKKTDLNPLLVFVMPPSIEELERRLRARNTEQEDALAKRLETARKEIVFGQEPGNFHIIILNDNLDKAYSELREFISQNMEEKERAVLRGF, from the exons ATGGTGCAGAAAGGTCCTCGTCCGTTGGTGCTGTGTGGACCTTCTGGGTCAGGCAAGAGTACTTTGTTGAAACGCCTTCTCAAAGAATTCCCGGATAAATTCGGGTTTAGTGTGTCGCACACCACAAGGAGTCCTCGTCCAGGTGAGAAGAATGGTGTTCACTACCACTTCACCACCAAAGAAGACATGAGCGCCGCTATAGCGAGAGGAGAGTTCATAGAGACCGCAACTTTCAGTGGCAACATGTATGGAACAAG TAAACAAGCTGTGGATGATGTGCGGTGCACGGGCAGGATCTGTGTGCTGGACATTGAGATGGAGGGAGTGAAACAAGTGAAGAAAACTGATCTCAACCCACTGCTGGTGTTTGTGATGCCACCTTCCATTGAGGAGTTGGAGAGGCGGCTGCGAGCTCGCAACACTGAACAAGAGGATGCTTTGGCTAAGAGGCTGGAGACAGCACGCAAAGAAATCGTGTTTG GTCAGGAGCCAGGGAACTTCCACATTATTATTCTCAACGACAATTTGGACAAGGCATACTCGGAGCTGCGTGAGTTTATATCTCAAAACATGGAGGAAAAGGAGAGAG CTGTTCTTCGAGGATTCTAA
- the LOC110374071 gene encoding guanylate kinase isoform X1 yields MVQKGPRPLVLCGPSGSGKSTLLKRLLKEFPDKFGFSVSHTTRSPRPGEKNGVHYHFTTKEDMSAAIARGEFIETATFSGNMYGTSKQAVDDVRCTGRICVLDIEMEGVKQVKKTDLNPLLVFVMPPSIEELERRLRARNTEQEDALAKRLETARKEIVFGQEPGNFHIIILNDNLDKAYSELREFISQNMEEKERDDKDKNGGDN; encoded by the exons ATGGTGCAGAAAGGTCCTCGTCCGTTGGTGCTGTGTGGACCTTCTGGGTCAGGCAAGAGTACTTTGTTGAAACGCCTTCTCAAAGAATTCCCGGATAAATTCGGGTTTAGTGTGTCGCACACCACAAGGAGTCCTCGTCCAGGTGAGAAGAATGGTGTTCACTACCACTTCACCACCAAAGAAGACATGAGCGCCGCTATAGCGAGAGGAGAGTTCATAGAGACCGCAACTTTCAGTGGCAACATGTATGGAACAAG TAAACAAGCTGTGGATGATGTGCGGTGCACGGGCAGGATCTGTGTGCTGGACATTGAGATGGAGGGAGTGAAACAAGTGAAGAAAACTGATCTCAACCCACTGCTGGTGTTTGTGATGCCACCTTCCATTGAGGAGTTGGAGAGGCGGCTGCGAGCTCGCAACACTGAACAAGAGGATGCTTTGGCTAAGAGGCTGGAGACAGCACGCAAAGAAATCGTGTTTG GTCAGGAGCCAGGGAACTTCCACATTATTATTCTCAACGACAATTTGGACAAGGCATACTCGGAGCTGCGTGAGTTTATATCTCAAAACATGGAGGAAAAGGAGAGAG ATGACAAGGACAAGAATGGCGGAGACAACTGA
- the LOC110374098 gene encoding uncharacterized protein LOC110374098 yields MGTNTSKPNNEAPTIAPVKNELDVDNNSDPRSPTPEITRTPLQNKASGKHNITKNADLRKTFENVNGEQKLIHNNPILSAVIKNHLQSYDPRSPTQDFERTPIIISTKTDGVANDKKLLRLQSENCASPVLKSDNDDSCDSCAEACEKSPDLVVSRNLCDGFFNITLDDTLKEPEEPLGSSTASCEAIENNISKEDQQKKFLETNFEYLESEGDRFEDSEENINSIEETDVVNEDEHDGQAFQILNDDPRSPSIGIERTPIVVAKLEEDSNVETMSDDTLIKVLQNTNAELRLTGNKPESNADGLLIYEDEATKLSDTPKKSKSASNSGSRTPLSCMKNKADVGHTRSKSANTIYDPKNQKNVLSKIPKRVSHIPRLKCLTKQSGLMPGGSSVSLKNISKTAAIGGDCENTPPHSHRDRWDKDNSIVL; encoded by the exons ATGGGAACAAACACGAGTAAACCCAATAATGAAGCCCCAACTATTGCTCCAGTGAAGAATGAATTGGACGTTGATAATAACTCGGATCCTCGATCTCCAACTCCTGAAATTACTCGGACTCCATTACAG aatAAGGCGTCCGGTAAacataacattacaaaaaacGCAGATTTGAGGAAGACTTTCGAAAATGTTAACGGTGAACAAAAATTGATACACAATAATCCTATTCTCTCGGCTGTGATAAAAAACCACTTGCAGTCATATGATCCACGCTCTCCTACCCAAGACTTTGAACGCACACCTATAATAATTTCGACAAAAACTGATGGAGTAGCTAATGACAAGAAATTATTAAGACTACAGAGTGAAAACTGTGCCAGTCCTGTGTTAAAGTCTGACAACGACGACAGTTGCGATAGTTGCGCTGAAGCATGCGAGAAGAGTCCAGATCTAGTTGTATCTCGCAACTTGTGCGATGGATTCTTCAATATTACATTAGATGATACATTGAAAGAGCCTGAGGAGCCCTTGGGATCATCCACAGCTTCTTGTGAagctattgaaaataatatttcaaaggaAGACCAACAGAAAAAGTTTTTGGAAACCAACTTTGAGTATCTAGAAAGCGAAGGTGATAGATTTGAAGACAgcgaagaaaatattaatagcaTAGAAGAGACTGATGTTGTAAATGAAGATGAACATGATGGGCAAGCGTTCCAAATCCTCAATGATGATCCTCGTTCTCCATCAATTGGTATTGAGAGAACACCTATTGTTGTAGCTAAACTGGAAGAAGACTCAAATGTGGAAACAATGTCAGATGACACACTTATTAAAGTCTTACAGAATACTAATGCTGAACTTCGCTTAACTGGCAACAAACCAGAATCAAATGCTGATGGTCTGCTGATTTATGAAGATGAAGCCACTAAACTGAGTGATACACCAAAGAAGTCCAAGTCTGCTAGTAACAGTGGCTCTAGGACACCGCTATCTTGTATGAAAAACAAAGCAGATGTTGGTCATACCCGGTCTAAATCAGCAAATACTATATATGACCCTAAGAACCAAAAGAATGTTCTTTCCAAAATTCCTAAAAGAGTATCACATATTCCAAGACTGAAGTGTTTAACAAAGCAGTCAGGCTTAATGCCTGGAGGAAGCAGTGTTTCtttgaaaaacatttctaaaactGCAGCAATAGGTGGAGATTGTGAGAATACTCCTCCCCACTCACATCGCGATCGCTGGGATAAGGACAACAGTATTGTACtttga
- the LOC110374078 gene encoding uncharacterized protein LOC110374078 produces the protein MSVVFILLIFNIIGSLRARQPDIDINRIKLLPKEGFHSRPTNYRNLPANYHSRRSIITDHYRRNDYDNYSSRFTELRPPLHIRYDAPSLTEEKTGKIYQPREDPRLFYQSDAYIKETNRKNLNNEVSSVYIGRGVVRAGEVSRRRSLPIRLRDNESNNIDEDICVRCPPDRTLITRPGADRAKLQYPRIFSCSGRKASRHVRFVHMFGPKFGSLLKEGSHMVVGRIMHKDEILQTCKMQIHVLVQTCVVPKYLVPHCDAENKACNFTCRDPKAEMRGQRTLTCGDDMKWSGHLPACNARSWCRPPPPPEHGRVSCKGVTSPNGWGLNEGSSCRVRCARGWKWSSRSMAVCRRGSWTYDLGCLPKQTK, from the exons GATCACTGAGAGCCCGCCAGCCGGACATAGACATCAACAG aataaaacTTTTACCGAAAGAAGGATTTCACAGTCGACCTACAAATTATCGCAACCTACCAGCAAATTATCACAGTCGTCGTTCGATAATAACCGATCACTACCGAAGAAATGATTATGACAATTATAGCAGCCGGTTCACCGAGTTACGGCCGCCGCTGCACATTCGGTACGATGCCCCATCACTTACCGAAGAGAAGACGGGTAAAATATACCAACCAAGAGAAGACCCGCGGCTCTTCTATCAGTCTGATGCATATATTAAAGAAACTAATCGGAAGAACTTGAACAATGAAGTGTCGTCCGTCTACATAGGACGTGGAGTTGTGCGAGCAGGCGAAGTAAGCCGCAGACGATCGCTGCCAATTCGTTTGAGAGATAATGAGTCTAACAACATCGATGAAG ataTCTGCGTGCGATGCCCCCCTGACAGAACATTGATTACCAGGCCAGGTGCTGATCGTGCCAAGTTACAATATCCTCGGATATTCTCATGTTCGGGAAGGAAAGCTTCGAGGCACGTACGTTTCGTTCACATGTTCGGGCCTAAATTCGGCTCTCTACTGAAAGAGGGCTCCCACATGGTTGTCGGTCGAATCATGCATAAAGACGAa ATTCTTCAAACATGCAAAATGCAGATACATGTCCTGGTACAGACTTGTGTCGTGCCCAAATATTTAGTGCCACATTGCGATGCTGAAAATAAAGCTTGCAACTTTACGTGCCGAGACCCGAAAGCTGAAATGCGAGGACAAAGAACACTGACATGTGGTGACGACATGAAGTGGTCGGGACACTTGCCTGCTTGTAATG CTCGCTCGTGGTGTCGCCCCCCGCCTCCCCCCGAGCACGGGAGAGTCAGCTGCAAGGGCGTGACGTCACCAAACGGCTGGGGGCTCAACGAAGGCTCCAGCTGCCGAGTGAGATGCGCTCGCGGATGGAAATGGAGCTCTCGGTCTATGGCCGTGTGTAGGCGCGGCTCTTGGACTTACGATCTAGGATGTCTGCCGAAGCAGACCAAATAG